A segment of the Solanum lycopersicum chromosome 9, SLM_r2.1 genome:
ataataataatagtaataataataataataattataataattattattattattattataataacaataataaaaataataataacgacaacaataataataacaatgaaaaattaaaataataataataataataataacaacaacaataataataatataataataataacaacaataataataattaaataataataacaataataatagtaataataataataattatgataacaattataataataataagaataataacaataataataacaataatataaataattataataatagtaattataataataacaataataaaaataataacaattacaataataacaataataaaaataaaaataacgacaaaaataacaataataataataaaattataaaattaataataataataataataacaataataaaaataataacaataataatagaatattaataataacaataataatagtaataataataataataataatgataacaataataataattataataacaataataataataataataataataacaattatataataattaaaaaattattattattattattattattattattaataataataatactaataataataatactaacaatatagtagtagtaataataataataataataaaaataataataatgataacaataataataataaaaataataacagttataatattattattattaataataataataataacgataataataataattacaataataataataacaataataattaaaataataataataataacgataataataataataataacaacaacaacaataataataataataacaataactataaaaataacaataataataataataataacaataacaataacaataataacaataataataacaataataatagtaataataataacaataataatagtaataataataaaaataataataataataataacaataacaataataacaataataataacaataataataataacaataataataataataataataacaataacaacaacaataataataataattataacagcaacaacaacaataataataataataataagtataataataacaataataataacaataataatagtaataataataataataacaataataattataacaataataacaataataataataataacaataataatagtaataatagtaatactaatgttgataataataataataataatataaataataataataattataataataataatattaataattacaataataaaaataataaaaaaattataataattataataataataatattaactataatagtattaatataaataataataataatagtagtaataataataataaatacaattacaataaaaataataataataataataataaaaataattataataataataatactaataataataataataataacaataataataataaaatcaataataataataaaaaaataattacaataataataacaacaataataaaaataataataataaccataataataataataataataataatattagtaataacagtaataataataataataaaaataataataataataataataacaataataataataataataataaccataataataataataataataataatgataataataataatattagtaataacagtaataataataataataaaaataataataataataatcataataataataataataaatacaataataaaaataataataataataataactataataatattaatataaataataataataatagtaataatactaataataataataacaataataaaaataataataataataagaataataataataataataataataacaataataataattaaaacaataataatcataaaaataataattacaataataataacaacagtaataaaaataataataataaacataataataataattacaataataatattaataatattaataataataacaataataataataataataataacaaaataataataataataataataaaaataaaaataataataataataattataattataataataataacaataataatagtaaatataataacaataataatagtaataataataatgataaaaaaagtaataataataataacaataacaataaccataataacaataataataacattaataaaataataaaaataataataataacaattatattaataattataaaattaataataataataataataacaataataataataataacaataacaataataatagtaataataataacaataataaatgtaattataataataataataataataataaaagtaataatagtaataataattaacaataataatagtaataataacaataataataataataataataatatcaataaccataacaacaacaataataataacaatattactactactactaataataatagtaataacaataacaataataataaataaaaataacaagaataataataatagtaacaataacaataataataatcataataacaataataatagaataataacaataataacaataataataaccaataataataataataatgataataataataataataatgataacaataataatagtaataataataataatgataaaaataataataataataatagtaataacaataataataacaataataacaataacaataataacaataataataataacaacaacaacaacaacaacaacaataacaacaacaacaacaataataataataataataataacaataataattgtaataatgataacaataataatagtaatcataataataataacaataacaataataacaataacaataataataataataataataataataatattaacaataataatagtaataataataataataacaataatcataatacaatattaatattaataataataataataacgataataatattaatagtaacaataataattaaaataataataataataacgataataataataataataataataataataacaacaataacaataacaacaacaaattaataataatgacaacaataataataacaataataataataataataataattataataataataacaaataaaatagtaataataataacaataataatagtaataataaaaataataataataataataataataataataacaacaacaataagaataataataataagaagaagaagaacaacaataacaataacaataaccataacaataacaataataataataataataataacaataataataataataataacaataatagtaacaataataataataacaataacaataacaataataaaaaaaattataacaacaacaacaacaataataataataagtataataacaataataataataataatagtaataataataacaataataatagtaataacaataataataacaataataataacaataataataatattaataaaaacaataataatagtaataataataataatagtaataaaaatgttgataataataataataataatgatgatgatgacaataataataataataataataataataaaaataataataataatattaataataatagaaataattataataacaataataatagtaataataataacaataataatagtaataataataaaaataataataataataataataaaaataacaataacactaataacaataataataattaataataataataatagtaataaaaataaaaatagtaataataatgatgatgataataataataataataattattattatactaataataataataattaatattataataacaataataataataataacaataacaattacaataatattaataatattaataacaataataataataataacaataatagtaataataataataataacaataacaataacaataataaaaataattataacaacaacaacaacaacaataataataattacaataataacaataataataacaataataatagtaataataataataataataatattaataataataataataacaataacaattattacagtaataataacaacaacaacaacaacaacaacaataataataataataataataatattggtaataataataataacaataataattgtaataattatgttgataataataataataattataataataataataataataataataattacaataataaaaataataataactattataataattataataataataatattaactataataatatcaatataaaaataataataatagtaataataataataacaacaataataataataataacaataataataaaaaaaataataataataacaattataataataacaataataataataataacaataataataataataataataattacaataataacaacaacaataataaaaattataatataaccataataataataataataataataatattaacagtaataataataataatgataaaaataattattataataataataattataataataacaataataaaaataataataacgagaataataataataacaataaaaaaattataataatcatgattataacaataataataataataacaataataataataacaacaacaataataaaataataataacaacaataataacagtaataattataataataataataataataattataataacaataatatcaataataataataacaataataataataataataataataataattataacaataacaataataaaaatattaacaacaataataataacaataataaaaataataataacaacaataataattattattattattataataataataataataattataataataataataacaataattatagaataataataataacaataataatagtaataataataataataatgatgacgataaaaataataacaataatgataacaataataacaataataataacaataataacaataaaaatagtaataattataataataataacaattatattaataattataaaattaataataataatactaacaataataataataattacaacaatattaatagtaattatagtattaacaataatagttataataataataataataatactaacaataataatagtaataataataataacaataataataataataatattaataataataataataataaaagcgacaataacaataacaataataacaataataataataacaataacaataaaaataataacaacaataataataacaataatactaataatagtaataataataataattataataataataataataataacaataataataaataaaaataacaatagaaataataataataataataataacaataataataatcaaaataaccataataatagaataataataataacaataataatagtaataatattaataataataataataataataataatgctgatgatgacaataataataataataataacaataatatcaataataataacaataataatgataatgattataagaataataataataataataataattataataataataataacaataataatagtaataataataataataataataacaataataataataataataacaataataataataataataataataatagtagtagtagtagtagtaataataataataataatgataaaaattataataataataataataacaataataataacaataataataatgataataataataacaataataatagtagtagtagtaataataatgataataataataatgatgatgatgatgataataataataataataacaataataataataataacagtaataattataataacgataataataataataataataagaagaactataataataataataataattaaaataataataataacgataataataataataataataataacaataacaacaacaataacaataataataataataataataaataataataataattataacaacaacaacaacaacaacaacaataataataataataataataacaacaacaataaatataataataataataacaacaacaataaatataataataataattataataatataacaataataatagtaataataataacaataataatagtaatcataataataatatcaataacaatcataacaataataataacaacaataataatttaataataattataagtataataataaaaataataatattaattataataataataatattaactatataatattaatataaataataataataatagtaataataataataataataataaaaataagaaaaataataataataataacaataataataataatagtaatactaaatataataatattaataataatatctataataataataataacaataatgataataaaaataataattaataataataacaacaataataaaaataataataataaccataataataataataataataataattataataataataatattaataatactaatagtaataataataataataataaaaataattataataataataatacttataataataacaataataaaaataataataacgatataataataataacaataaaaaaattaaaataatgataataataacaataacaataatataaaaataataatgatgataataataataacaataataatagaataataataataacaataataatagtaataataataataataacaataataacaataataataataacaatagtaataataataattataataataattataataataataataattattattattattataacaataacaataacaataacaataataaaaataataacaattatactaataacaataataataataataataataataataataataataataataataatacatagtATTGACTCGCGATGTATGGTCTTCCGCAATGCATAAGtattgactcgcaatgcatgatcttccgcgatGAATGagtattgactcgcgatgcatgatctccCTCGattcatgaatattgactcgcgatgcatgatcttctgcaACACATGGATATTGACTTGCGATGCAATGAATATTCATATCATCTCTGACGATGATAACGGTGAAATGACCTCCAGATGATACATCGCCTTGACcgacaataaaataattgtcCGCTCTAGGTAATGCATCATCTTGATTGATAATAAAGTAAATGACCCCTCTGGGTAACGGCACTATCTTTTTTGATAATGTGATGCAGAAAGCGTCCTTTACGGAAGCCGTAAACTTTCCCTTGAGATTTCGCTTGATTCACCTTGGAATATAGCTAGACGTTCGTTATAAATTTCATGTTGTTGGGATTTGattgaaataaacaattcatattccCAAGTCTTCGACATAAGTGATATAAAAAGTCTCTTGCTTCTATGAAAACTATTGATTTTGGGATAGTTTTCTCCTCTTCGGAGTTCTCCGTATTCATTCATCGGAAGAATTTGCCGATCTCAAAGCAAAGCAATAAACCTGCGTCCACAGAAAAATTGCTAGTTTCAAAAATGTACTGGTATGTGTCGATTTCTCTAGTTGTCTGCTCCCGGTCTTGTTATCTCAGGTTGATTTCCCGATctcccgactcttgatagataaggcaaaaatattttatgccaagATTAATGAAACGTAAAGGAAAATCTTTAAGAAAGTAAGCTTTCAATAAATAGTGTCTGAGACAGGTCACCgccaagtcatgtcatatcaGGCTTCACAAACTCCTTTGAGTCTGATGCTTGAAGGCCTATCTGATCATTCGCCGGGGAGTTTTCAAAGTTGCTCCGGACTTTCAGATAAATCTATGCTGAAATTTTGAggtcatcctcaaaatttctgtcccagttaaCTGTCTTGCTTATCTTTCCACTGTAGATCgcgaatttttgagatcttctcaaaaattctgtcccagttgcaaATCTCGAAACATCTTTAGCCTTGACTTGCTGAGGAAGAATCTTCTTCtcgagaatttttgagtccctctaaAAAATTTTGTCGCAGTTCCTATtgtaaagaggaatagaaatcttacgggatatatgaccgaacccttgtggctcctacgtatcccgttgaggcagaAATCatgtcaaacgtagttccccctCCTCAAAGGTTGACAAAGtaagaaaaattacaaaaaaaatcgtTCAAGGCCGACATaagccgcctacgtatctcattcttgagaattcaggtcgaacgtagttcaaatacagaaaaaatatttaaaggagATAAGTGGGGTGACCGAGGCCAACATacgccgcctacgtatctcattcttgagaattcaggtcagacgtagttcattacatgaggggtaaaattttaagcaaggcaaatacaagcaaacagaaCGATTACAAGTAAATAATAGAAATGCGAACCGCAGCTTTGCACGTAGTATCTcttagaaagaaattgagaCCACACGGCGTATCGACTTCTTTTGGTTGGTCGTAGCATATTCAGGATAAGTTCCAGACTCCTAATacttctttatatcaaaataccaaggcaaaccgTCTGGTTCTGCTTCAACATATAaacaatggactggatgttctttcaactctatatccAAAGGATCAATATAATCTGTATCCGGATGTGTAATCATCGAAGTtatggtggcaagagcatcggccaattcattctgtattctgggagtatgtctgaactcgatcttaCGGAATCTTTTGCACAACTTCTGCACATACTGCACGTAAGGTATAATCTTAGGGTTTTTCacagcccattctccttgaacttgatgaatcaaAAGGTATGAGTCTCTAATAACCAACAACTCATAAACATTCATATCGATGGACATTTTCAAACCAAGAATACAAGCTTTGTACTCAGCCATATTGTTTGTGAAATTAAATCGGAGATTAGCCGCCATGggatagtgctgaccagattctgaCACTAACACTGCTCCTATACCTTTACCTTGATGTTTTGccgctccatcaaagaataatctccaacctggatatgcttcagaaatatcctcacccacaaatgacacttcttcatcgtgaaaataagtcttaagtggttcatactcttcatcaacgAGATTTTCtacaagatgatcagccaaagccTTTGCTTTTATCGCTttctgagtcacatacacaatgTCAAATTCACTCAATAACATTTGCCATTTAGCTAACTTTCCGGTCGACATCACTTTCTGGAAGATATACTTCAGTGGATCCATTCTAGAAATTAGGTATGTAGTATAAGAGGACAAATAATGTCTCAGCTTCTGGGCTAGCCACGTCAATGCGCGACACGTTCTCTCAAACAAAGTGTAAAGAGACTCGTATAGAGTAAACTTCTTGCTTATATAATAGATAGCCCTTTCCTTCTTTCCTGTCTCGTCGTGTTGATCAAGTACGCACAAATGCACTATCTTAGACAGATAAGTACAacaacaaaggactcccttctcgcggaggaaccaataccGATGGATTGGAAAAATAGTTCTTGATAGTATCACAAGCAGTCTGACACTCTTCATTCCACTTTGTCGGGGTGTCTTTCTTTACCAGCTTGAAAATAGGCTCACACACTACGGTTGATTGAGCTATGAATCGACTGAGGTAGTTTAACCTCCCTAAaaaactcatcacctcttttctcgtcTTCGGTGGTAGTAACTCTTGAATTGGTTTAATCTTAgaagggtcgagctcaatacccCTTCTGCTGAGTCTAAATCCCAACAACTTCCTGGCTGGAACTCCAAAAGCGCATTTGGCGGGATTTAGCTTTATATTGTAACGACGCAAGCGCTCAAAGAATTTCCTTAGATGTGTGAAGTGATCCGAACTCTCACAAGATTTGATTATGATGTCGTCCACGTACAATTCAATCTCCTTatgaatcatgtcatgaaatATAGTCATCATGGCTCTCATGTAGGTGTCACCAGCATTCTTGAGGCCGAATGGCAACACTCTGtaatgatatacaccccaaggtgTAATGAAAGTCGTCTTTTCTGCATCCTCCACATCCATTAGAATCTGGTGATAGCCtgcgtaacaatccacaaatgactgcatttCATGCCTTGCGCAGTtatcaatcaaaatatgaatattcggCAGCGGAAAATTATCTTTCGGGCTAGCTTTGTTGAGGTCTCTATAGTCAACACAAATCCTGATTTCACTGTCTTTCTTGGCGATCGGAACAACATTGGCCAGCCAAGTTGGATATTGTGTCACTTCCACCAATCGGGAATCTATTTGCTTGGTAATCTCTtccttaatcttcaaactcagTTCACGCTTGAATTTTCTAGTTTTTTGCTTCACCAGATCGAACCCTGGGTTAATTGGcagcttatgagatacgacatcgGTACTCAACCCTTTCATGTCACCGACTTCCCAAACGAACACATTAGTATATTCTGGTTCCTCACTTTCTTCTCCATAATCGTCAACCTCGTTGTCACCTacctcattttgttcatttagctcgtgacatgacatgacattggcaggtCTGTAACTTatgttactgaaatcataaacagacaacATTAGGAAAGTAAGGTATAACAAAcgactaaataaataaagttaaaacaaaGAGGATTTCATTTACAAACAATGCAAACATTGGTCATGGCATGGGCCATGTTGCCTTTTTTTGGTGGGTCTCGGGCTTCTTCCGGACTACCACCAATTTTAATGTGCATGAAATGACGCCTTTCTATCAAAGAGTTCGGGGTATCAGGATTGGCGCAGAGGTCCAGTTCCGCAGCACCTCCCTAGTTCAGCATCGCGAATACCAGCTAGCTCGACCTCCTCCTCGACAACAGCATCGATCTCCTCGAATaggtcacagattccttccTAAAGCCTTCATGTTCGGCATACTCTCGGATCGGAAAGAATTGGTACAAATGCACGACCGGCTTAGTCAAAGCTtgatcctttttcttcttcaccttCATGTCATCATCTGTGGGGGTGTACCCTAAACCATTTCTGGATCCCTTAATGAGGACCGGAACAGGCTCAATAATTCCTTGGGAATATCTTCCCAATCCAAACCCTGGCTCAAAGCCGTTCTGCAGCATCACAGTGGCTATCATCTTGTATACGGAAGGCATGGGGGTCTGTGGGGCCAAGTCGTCACCGATGGCATTCACTAGCTCCACCGTGTAAAAGTTTGTACCTCGCGAAATCTCATCAATGATCGGCACCTACCTGCCAAAGTGACTCCCATCACCATGGATAACTAACTCTTCATTCTTCTACACAAGTTTCATCATTTGATGGAGAGTAGAGGGGACGGCTCCAGCCATATGGATGAACGACCTTCCCAGAAGAAGGTTGTAACTGGTATTTATATCAAATACTTGAAATGCACACTGAACTCTACGGGGCCAATTTGAATGGTCAAATTTACTGCTCCCAACGTGTCTCTTTGAACCCCATCGAAGGCTCTCACGTTGACCTGGT
Coding sequences within it:
- the LOC138338412 gene encoding uncharacterized protein; this encodes MDPLKYIFQKVMSTGKLAKWQMLLSEFDIVYVTQKAIKAKALADHLVENLVDEEYEPLKTYFHDEEVSFVGEDISEAYPGWRLFFDGAAKHQGKGIGAVLVSESGQHYPMAANLRFNFTNNMAEYKACILGLKMSIDMNVYELLVIRDSYLLIHQVQGEWAVKNPKIIPYVQYVQKLCKRFRKIEFRHTPRIQNELADALATITSMITHPDTDYIDPLDIELKEHPVHCLYVEAEPDGPSYGSARRRPLSIHTLSDTMSERLVERVRIDPKTNIVQATDKLLDLDPTQFEMDFNVDKSTDLNET